In Zingiber officinale cultivar Zhangliang chromosome 8B, Zo_v1.1, whole genome shotgun sequence, a single genomic region encodes these proteins:
- the LOC122015404 gene encoding type IV inositol polyphosphate 5-phosphatase 9-like isoform X1, producing the protein MEGSSSISLKRTYRLFVSTWNVGGLLPSDDAELEEWLDIKNGHYDIYILGRFQEVVPLNARNVLGPKNRRVLERWSSLIRKSLNKLPSSKLHEGKQKVHPMKEEEEGKEGGHAQEFECVESKQMVGILVSVWARSDLRRCISHRCIACVGCGVMGCLGNKGSVSIRFLLHETSFCFACCHFASGGKEGDEVKRNTNAMEILSRTTFPSSPPPPLDLPQKITDHDRVFLFGDLNYRISLPNASTRSLMEQNRWSILLQKDQLRMEVSKGKLFEDWQEGAITFFPTYKYYLNSDKYYGCVPTQESGKSRAPAWCDRILWRGEGINQERYDRCELRLSDHRPVRGIFVVDVDVPKSSS; encoded by the exons ATGGAAGGCAGTTCCTCGATCAGCCTAAAGAGAACCTACAG ATTGTTCGTCAGCACTTGGAATGTCGGAGGTCTGCTCCCATCGGACGATGCCGAGTTAGAGGAATGGCTGGACATCAAGAACGGCCACTATGACATCTATATTCTCGG AAGATTTCAAGAGGTCGTGCCACTTAATGCGAGGAACGTGTTGGGCCCGAAGAACAGGAGGGTCCTCGAGAGGTGGAGCTCTCTCATAAGGAAGTCACTGAACAAGCTCCCATCGTCCAAGCTACATGAAGGGAAGCAAAAGGTGCACCcaatgaaggaagaagaagaaggaaaagaaggcgGCCACGCACAAGAATTCGAGTGTGTGGAGAGCAAGCAGATGGTGGGGATTCTCGTGTCGGTGTGGGCGAGAAGTGACCTCCGGCGATGCATTAGTCACCGGTGCATTGCCTGCGTCGGCTGCGGAGTCATGGGATGCCTCGGAAACAAG GGATCGGTCTCGATTAGATTCTTGCTGCACGAGACGAGTTTCTGCTTCGCTTGCTGTCACTTCGCCTCAGGAGGCAAAGAAGGGGACGAGGTGAAGAGGAACACGAACGCCATGGAGATCCTCTCGAGGACCACCTTcccctcctctcctcctcctcctctcgacTTGCCACAGAAGATTACTGATCATGA CCGAGTGTTCTTGTTTGGCGACTTGAACTATCGAATCTCCTTGCCTAATGCCTCCACGAGGTCCTTAATGGAGCAAAATCGTTGGAGCATTTTGTTGCAGAAGGATCAG ctaagaATGGAGGTCTCCAAGGGGAAGTTGTTTGAAGATTGGCAAGAAGGCGCCATAACGTTCTTCCCCACCTACAAATATTATTTGAACTCCGATAAATATTACGGATGCGTTCCAACTCAAGAAAGCGGGAAGAGTCGAGCCCCGGCTTG GTGTGATAGAATTCTATGGCGCGGCGAGGGGATAAACCAAGAACGGTACGATCGCTGCGAGTTGAGACTGTCTGATCATCGCCCGGTGCGGGGAATCTTCGTTGTCGATGTTGATGTGCCTAAGAGCTCTAGCTAG
- the LOC122015404 gene encoding type IV inositol polyphosphate 5-phosphatase 9-like isoform X2, which produces MEGSSSISLKRTYRLFVSTWNVGGLLPSDDAELEEWLDIKNGHYDIYILGFQEVVPLNARNVLGPKNRRVLERWSSLIRKSLNKLPSSKLHEGKQKVHPMKEEEEGKEGGHAQEFECVESKQMVGILVSVWARSDLRRCISHRCIACVGCGVMGCLGNKGSVSIRFLLHETSFCFACCHFASGGKEGDEVKRNTNAMEILSRTTFPSSPPPPLDLPQKITDHDRVFLFGDLNYRISLPNASTRSLMEQNRWSILLQKDQLRMEVSKGKLFEDWQEGAITFFPTYKYYLNSDKYYGCVPTQESGKSRAPAWCDRILWRGEGINQERYDRCELRLSDHRPVRGIFVVDVDVPKSSS; this is translated from the exons ATGGAAGGCAGTTCCTCGATCAGCCTAAAGAGAACCTACAG ATTGTTCGTCAGCACTTGGAATGTCGGAGGTCTGCTCCCATCGGACGATGCCGAGTTAGAGGAATGGCTGGACATCAAGAACGGCCACTATGACATCTATATTCTCGG ATTTCAAGAGGTCGTGCCACTTAATGCGAGGAACGTGTTGGGCCCGAAGAACAGGAGGGTCCTCGAGAGGTGGAGCTCTCTCATAAGGAAGTCACTGAACAAGCTCCCATCGTCCAAGCTACATGAAGGGAAGCAAAAGGTGCACCcaatgaaggaagaagaagaaggaaaagaaggcgGCCACGCACAAGAATTCGAGTGTGTGGAGAGCAAGCAGATGGTGGGGATTCTCGTGTCGGTGTGGGCGAGAAGTGACCTCCGGCGATGCATTAGTCACCGGTGCATTGCCTGCGTCGGCTGCGGAGTCATGGGATGCCTCGGAAACAAG GGATCGGTCTCGATTAGATTCTTGCTGCACGAGACGAGTTTCTGCTTCGCTTGCTGTCACTTCGCCTCAGGAGGCAAAGAAGGGGACGAGGTGAAGAGGAACACGAACGCCATGGAGATCCTCTCGAGGACCACCTTcccctcctctcctcctcctcctctcgacTTGCCACAGAAGATTACTGATCATGA CCGAGTGTTCTTGTTTGGCGACTTGAACTATCGAATCTCCTTGCCTAATGCCTCCACGAGGTCCTTAATGGAGCAAAATCGTTGGAGCATTTTGTTGCAGAAGGATCAG ctaagaATGGAGGTCTCCAAGGGGAAGTTGTTTGAAGATTGGCAAGAAGGCGCCATAACGTTCTTCCCCACCTACAAATATTATTTGAACTCCGATAAATATTACGGATGCGTTCCAACTCAAGAAAGCGGGAAGAGTCGAGCCCCGGCTTG GTGTGATAGAATTCTATGGCGCGGCGAGGGGATAAACCAAGAACGGTACGATCGCTGCGAGTTGAGACTGTCTGATCATCGCCCGGTGCGGGGAATCTTCGTTGTCGATGTTGATGTGCCTAAGAGCTCTAGCTAG
- the LOC122015233 gene encoding T-complex protein 1 subunit eta-like: MAAMLQPQIILLKEGTDTSQGKAQVVSNINACTAVADSIRTTLGPRGMDKLIHDDKGNTTISNDGATIMKLLDIVHPAAKILVDIAKSQDSEVGDGTTTVVLLAGEFLKETKPFIEDGVHPQNLIRSYRTASLLAINKIKDLAVSIEGKSLEEKKSLLAKCAATTLSSKLIGGEKEFFANMVVDAVLAIGIDDRLNLIGIKKVPGGNMRDSFLVNGVAFKKTFSYAGFEQQPKKFLNPKILLLNIELELKSEKENAEIRLSDPSQYQSIVDAEWNIIYDKLDKCVKSGAKIVLSRLAIGDLATQYFADRDIFCAGRVTEEDLQRVAAATGGTVQTSVNNCIDEVLGSCEVFEERQVGNERFNIFNGCPSGKTATIVLRGGADQFIEEAERSLHDAIMIVRRALKNSTIVPGGGAIDMELSRYLRVHARTIAGKSQLFINSYAKALEIIPRQLCDNAGFDSTDVLNKLRQKHASGEGANYGVDINTGGIADSFANFVWEPSVVKINAINAATEACCLILSVDETVKNPKSESAQGEAAASAMAGRGRGGAAFRGRGGRGMRRR; encoded by the exons ATGGCGGCGATGCTG CAACCCCAGATCATACTGTTGAAGGAAGGAACAGACACCTCACAGGGGAAGGCGCAGGTAGTGAGCAATATCAATGCTTGCACGGCCGTGGCCGACTCGATTCGCACGACGCTGGGTCCACGAGGAATGGACAAGCTCATCCATGATGATAAGGGGAACACTACCATCTCCAATGATGGCGCCACCATCATGAAGCTTCTTGATATTGTCCATCCTGCCGCCAAGATTCTGGTTGACATCGCCAAGTCTCAGGACTCTGAG GTTGGTGATGGAACAACAACAGTGGTGCTTTTGGCTGGTGAGTTCCTGAAGGagacaaaaccttttattgaAGATGGAGTTCATCCCCAAAATCTTATTCGAAGTTACCGGACTGCATCATTGTTG GCCATCAACAAAATCAAAGATCTTGCTGTGAGCATAGAGGGAAAAAGTCTTGAAGAGAAGAAATCCTTGCTGGCGAAATGTGCAGCTACAACCCTTTCTTCAAAGTTAATTGGCGGTGAGAAGGAGTTTTTTGCAAACATGGTTGTGGATGCTGTCCTTGCAATTGGCATTGATGATAGGCTTAATTTGATCGGGATAAAGAAG GTCCCTGGAGGCAACATGAGAGACTCATTTCTTGTTAATGGCGTTGCTTTTAAAAAGACATTCTCTTATGCTGGTTTTGAGCAGCAGCCAAAGAAATTTTTAAATCCCAAGATTCTTTTACTGAACATTGAGTTGGAGTTGAAGTCagagaaagaaaatgcagaaatcAG GCTGTCTGACCCTTCACAATATCAGTCAATTGTTGATGCTGAATGGAATATCATATACGACAAGCTAGATAAGTGTGTTAAAAGTGGAGCAAAAATTGTTCTATCTAGATTAGCAATTGGTGATCTTGCGACTCAG TATTTTGCTGATCGGGATATTTTCTGTGCTGGTCGTGTCACGGAGGAAGATTTACAGCGTGTTGCTGCTGCAACAGGTGGAACTGTTCAGACCTCTGTGAACAATTGCATTGATGAG GTACTTGGGTCCTGTGAAGTATTTGAAGAAAGACAAGTTGGAAATGAACGGTTTAACATTTTTAATGGTTGCCCTTCTGGTAAGACTGCAACCATTGTTCTCAGAGGTGGTGCAGATCAG TTCATTGAAGAAGCAGAAAGGAGCCTTCATGATGCCATTATGATAGTCAGGAGAGCTTTAAAGAACTCTACCATTGTGCCTGGTGGTGGTGCTATTGAT ATGGAACTAAGCCGGTATTTAAGGGTGCATGCCCGTACAATAGCTGGGAAGTCACAGCTGTTTATCAATTCATATGCCAAAGCTCTTGAG ATCATTCCACGCCAACTTTGTGACAATGCTGGATTTGATTCTACAGACGTACTGAACAAACTAAGACAGAAGCATGCATCTG GGGAAGGTGCAAATTATGGTGTGGACATTAATACTGGTGGAATTGCAGATTCTTTTGCTAACTTTGTATGGGAGCCTTCAGTTGTGAaa ATCAATGCTATAAATGCTGCAACTGAAGCTTGTTGTCTTATCTTAAGTGTGGATGAGACAGTTAAAAATCCCAAG TCAGAGAGTGCTCAAGGTGAAGCTGCTGCAAGTGCAATGGCTGGGCGTGGTCGTGGTGGAGCAGCTTTTCGTGGCCGTGGCGGAAGAGGCATGAGGAGACGGTGA
- the LOC122015403 gene encoding glucan endo-1,3-beta-glucosidase 3-like yields MKSSTLRLLLIFLTLVAVLADEGPYIGVNVGTAVSNMPSPTMVAALLKSQQIRHVRLYDADPAMLAALANTGISVVVSVPNEQLLAVGQSNATAANWVARNVVAHVPAVNITAVSVGSEVLTALPNAAPLLVPALRYIHSALVAANLDGAIKVSTPHSSSIILDSFPPSQAFFNRTLEPVIVPMLKFLRSTGSYLMLNVYPYYDYLQSNGIIPLDYALFRPLPPNKEAVDANTLLHYTNVFDAVVDAAYFAMAYLNMTNMPVVVMESGWPHKGDPTTEPDATVDNADTFNSNLIRHVLNSTGTPKHPGISVPTYIYELYDEDLRPGVTSEKFWGLFDATGVPAYNLHLAGSGVLLANDTTNQTFCVAREGADTKLLQAALDWACGPGKVDCSDLVQGKSCYDPDTVDGHASYAFNEYYHGMGMVAGSCYFSGVAAITTTDPSHDSCLFSGSGGRNSTILNGTSLAPSSNSTSATSDAAYRFYHAKVIIHIVQALVSSLLFL; encoded by the exons ATGAAATCGTCGACACTGCGTCTTCTGCTCATCTTCCTCACCCTCGTTGCTGTCCTCGCCGACGAAG GTCCGTACATCGGCGTGAACGTCGGGACGGCGGTGTCGAACATGCCGTCGCCGACGATGGTGGCGGCGCTTTTGAAGTCGCAGCAAATCCGGCACGTCCGCCTCTACGACGCCGATCCGGCGATGCTGGCAGCCCTGGCTAACACAGGCATCAGCGTCGTCGTCTCTGTTCCCAACGAGCAGCTCCTAGCTGTGGGTCAGTCGAACGCAACCGCCGCCAACTGGGTCGCGCGCAATGTCGTTGCTCACGTCCCCGCTGTCAATATCACTGCTGTCTCCGTCGGCTCCGAGGTTCTGACCGCCCTCCCCAATGCTGCTCCCCTCCTTGTCCCCGCACTCCGCTATATCCACTCTGCCCTCGTCGCCGCCAATCTCGACGGCGCCATCAAGGTCTCTACTCCGCATTCTTCCTCCATCATCCTCGATTCATTCCCTCCATCTCAGGCATTCTTCAACCGCACTCTTGAGCCCGTAATCGTTCCCATGCTCAAGTTCCTCCGGTCCACTGGCTCCTACCTCATGCTCAACGTCTACCCTTATTACGACTATCTGCAGTCTAATGGGATCATTCCTTTGGACTATGCACTCTTCCGCCCGCTCCCGCCGAACAAGGAGGCTGTCGACGCCAATACTCTTCTACACTACACCAATGTGTTCGACGCGGTGGTTGACGCCGCCTACTTCGCCATGGCCTACCTCAACATGACAAATATGCCGGTGGTCGTTATGGAGTCTGGTTGGCCGCACAAAGGCGACCCGACCACGGAGCCCGACGCCACCGTCGACAATGCCGACACCTTCAACAGCAACCTCATCCGTCATGTGCTGAACAGCACTGGCACGCCCAAGCACCCGGGGATTTCGGTGCCTACCTACATCTACGAGCTCTACGACGAGGATCTTCGTCCGGGGGTGACGTCTGAGAAGTTCTGGGGGCTGTTTGACGCCACTGGCGTGCCGGCGTACAATCTGCATCTGGCGGGGTCCGGGGTGCTGCTGGCGAACGATACTACGAACCAGACTTTTTGCGTGGCGAGGGAAGGTGCGGACACGAAGCTGCTGCAGGCGGCGCTCGACTGGGCGTGCGGGCCTGGAAAGGTAGATTGCTCGGACTTAGTCCAAGGGAAGTCCTGCTATGATCCTGATACAGTGGATGGGCACGCTTCTTATGCATTTAATGAGTACTACCACGGGATGGGGATGGTAGCCGGGAGTTGCTACTTCAGCGGGGTTGCTGCCATTACTACAACAGATCCAA gCCATGATTCTTGTTTATTCTCTGGAAG CGGTGGGCGGAACAGCACAATTCTGAATGGCACATCACTGGCTCCTTCCTCCAACTCAACCTCAGCTACATCCGACGCCGCATATCGTTTCTATCATGCCAAAGTCATCATTCATATCGTCCAAGCTCTAGTGTCGAGTCTGCTCTTTTTATAG